From one Magnolia sinica isolate HGM2019 chromosome 18, MsV1, whole genome shotgun sequence genomic stretch:
- the LOC131232897 gene encoding uncharacterized protein LOC131232897, protein MKKEDLDLVLIPLGLSLMVAYHVWLFHRVLTRPTETVMGLNAINRRIWVQTMMEDTAKNGVLAVQTLRNNIMASTLLASTAIMLSSLIAVLMTNGNGAKGGVRGYPLVYGDTSELGFSIKSFSILVCFFVAFLLNVQSIRYYSHASILINVRRSPHLSAEYVGRAVNRGSYFWSLGLRAFYFSFPLFLWMFGPIPMFSCCVVLVLLLYFLDISLEQGMDDRDDKDEEEGC, encoded by the exons atgaagAAAGAAGACCTTGATTTGGTTTTAATCCCTCTAGGCCTTTCTCTAATGGTGGCCTACCACGTATGGCTCTTCCATCGCGTCCTAACGCGCCCCACCGAGACAGTCATGGGCCTCAACGCAATCAATCGACGGATATGGGTTCAAACCATGATGGAG GATACGGCCAAGAACGGTGTCCTGGCGGTCCAAACGCTGAGAAATAACATAATGGCATCGACCCTCTTAGCATCAACGGCAATCATGCTCAGTTCCTTGATTGCAGTCCTGATGACGAACGGCAACGGCGCGAAGGGCGGCGTCCGGGGTTACCCGCTCGTGTATGGTGACACGAGCGAGCTGGGGTTCTCTATCAAGTCATTTTCTATCTTGGTGTGCTTCTTCGTCGCCTTTCTCTTGAATGTGCAATCCATCAGGTACTATAGCCATGCGAGCATCCTAATCAACGTTCGGAGATCCCCGCATCTCTCGGCGGAGTACGTGGGAAGGGCTGTGAATCGAGGTAGCTATTTTTGGTCACTTGGATTACGTGCCTTCtacttctcttttcctctttttctttggATGTTTGGGCCCATTCCCATGTTCTCGTGCTGCGTTGTCCTGGTTTTACTCCTCTATTTCCTGGACATATCCTTAGAGCAGGGAATGGACGATCGTGATGACAAGGATGAGGAAGAGGGCTGTTAG